A genome region from Schlesneria paludicola DSM 18645 includes the following:
- a CDS encoding Glu/Leu/Phe/Val family dehydrogenase, with protein sequence MSTPNKSEIYFHAAADHLKISDRMRTLLLTPERDVKVQLAVRLDNGEVGTFVGYRVQHDGARGPMKGGLRYHPEVDDLEVQTLAQLMTWKTAVVDLPYGGAKGGIAVDPRSLSSGELERLTRKFVDQIHDMVGPDTDIPAPDMGTNSQVMAWFMNQYQKYHGFQPACVTGKPLELHGCEGREEATGRGVVIIANRLFHQLGQELKGKTVALQGFGNVGLYTAKFLFERGAKIVAITDVRGGCANPNGLNIPKLAEYAKSNNGVQGFPESEPLDNEGLFATKCDLLIPAALGGQLTAKTAPIVQAKYIVEAANDPTTPEADEIFHERGILVAPDILANAGGVTVSYFEWVQNRSVVHWPLEEIRAKLELKMTAAFDAVWKIAEERKVPLRTAAYILGIGRVAKATELAGVS encoded by the coding sequence ATGAGCACGCCAAACAAGTCCGAGATCTATTTCCATGCCGCAGCAGACCATCTGAAGATTTCCGATCGGATGCGCACGCTGCTGCTGACACCTGAACGCGACGTGAAAGTTCAGTTGGCCGTTCGCTTGGATAATGGCGAAGTGGGAACATTCGTCGGCTATCGTGTCCAGCACGACGGTGCCCGCGGCCCCATGAAAGGCGGATTGCGTTACCACCCCGAAGTCGATGATCTTGAAGTACAAACCCTGGCCCAGCTCATGACCTGGAAAACCGCCGTCGTCGACCTGCCCTACGGCGGTGCCAAAGGCGGGATCGCCGTCGATCCACGAAGTCTGAGCAGCGGAGAACTCGAGCGGCTAACACGCAAATTCGTCGATCAGATTCACGACATGGTCGGCCCCGACACCGACATTCCTGCACCGGACATGGGCACCAACAGTCAGGTGATGGCTTGGTTCATGAACCAGTACCAAAAGTACCACGGCTTTCAGCCGGCCTGTGTGACCGGAAAGCCGCTGGAACTGCACGGGTGCGAGGGACGTGAAGAAGCGACCGGCCGCGGCGTCGTCATCATCGCCAATCGGTTGTTCCATCAGTTGGGACAGGAACTCAAAGGGAAGACCGTTGCCCTGCAGGGGTTCGGTAACGTCGGTCTCTACACCGCCAAGTTCTTGTTTGAACGGGGCGCGAAAATTGTCGCGATCACCGATGTCCGAGGTGGATGTGCAAACCCGAATGGACTGAACATTCCCAAGCTGGCGGAATACGCCAAATCGAACAACGGCGTGCAAGGTTTTCCCGAGTCGGAACCGCTCGACAACGAAGGCCTGTTCGCCACCAAGTGCGATCTACTGATCCCCGCCGCCTTGGGCGGACAACTCACCGCGAAAACCGCTCCGATCGTCCAAGCCAAATACATCGTCGAAGCCGCCAACGACCCGACGACGCCGGAAGCGGACGAGATCTTCCACGAACGCGGCATCCTGGTCGCACCAGATATTCTTGCCAACGCGGGTGGTGTGACGGTCAGCTACTTCGAGTGGGTTCAGAACCGCTCGGTCGTGCATTGGCCGCTGGAAGAAATCCGCGCCAAACTGGAACTGAAGATGACGGCGGCATTCGATGCCGTTTGGAAAATCGCCGAGGAGCGCAAAGTTCCGCTTCGCACCGCCGCCTATATTCTGGGGATCGGCCGCGTGGCGAAAGCCACGGAACTCGCCGGCGTCTCGTGA